Within the Vigna angularis cultivar LongXiaoDou No.4 chromosome 10, ASM1680809v1, whole genome shotgun sequence genome, the region gacacggtatgtcgacacagatggatgatctgtagtaacAGGGGTGATCGACacggtaggtcgacacagatggatgatctgtagtcataagggtgatcgacacagtaggtcgacacagatggatgatctgtagtcacaaggatGATCGACACaataggtcgacacagatgaatgatctgtagtcacaagggtgatcgacacgataggtcgacacagatgaatgatctgtagtcacaagggtgatcgacacgataggtcgacacagatggatgatttgtagtcacaagggtgatcgacacgataggtcgacacagatggatgatttgtagtcacaagggtgatcgacacatcTCATTATGAGCTCTAAGTAAAAGACCTACATAGCTCATGCTCGACCAGAatccttcccaaatgaaagtattccaattcaaagaagtttactgGAACATCAAACGGTCgagaaccgtttaatgtcggacaTACGTTATCATAGGGGAGTTgatattcaagtttcacttaTGTTCACTACTTCTAAGCATGcatatttcatattcacatGTATCACccatatcatacatttcaaccaacatatatCATGTTCATGTAGTACAGCAACGTTCGATCATGCATACTCAACCAATATACACCTCATACTTATGatcatataccaaaaatcaGATAACACAGTTCATACTTCATGCGACACACATAATATTCATACAGTACAAGACacacatacgaattaaatttaataagcttcccttacccggatcaaTGAAGGAAACGTCCTAATATGAGTCTTTTGGTTCGTCCAGCTAACGGTCTCCTACCCTCAACGTCTCTTGACTCTTCTCACAACCAATCTAATCCACAGAAAATGAATCCTTTAGACTATACACACGCATGCAGCCAACAACTCGGTTTCTAGAAAACCTAAGGACGAGCTACTGAAGGAGAACTTACCAATTTCCGTTCTTGAAACTGTTCGGTCCAATGAGTAGCTCTCGGTTCAGCGgacgttcctacggtgctgaaacgtgatcggagaaaagcttggtgagttacagtagagagaagttgggaggttttagagagaagttggagagaAATGGAGGTTTAGGTTCTGAGGAAGATGAAGGGTGCGTGCGGGTGAGAGAGGGAGAGTTTTAAAATCTCAGTTTTGTTGCTTTCCTCGTCAAGACGGACGAGCGTCTCCCAGCCCGACACCTGCTCACCACTTCTGATTTCAGAAGCTTCTCCCGTGACACGTGGCGTGcgtgcatgcagtgcaaagtgcgCTTTTAATGCTTCAGGGGAAAAATGATGGGGTGGGGTTTTCTGTGCACGTCAGAGGACTGGTTTTCAGATTAGGGTGGGGGGTTTGTAGTGAGTTAAGCGTTAATGTGGTGTGCATTAATTTGTCGTGACAGAGATTTATTGCTACAAATTATTAGGAGTCTCACAGGAGCGCTTTGACTTTTCAAATCAACACATGTTCTCTTTATAGAATCTTTTGTCAATCTATCTGCCCCTATTAATAATAAGATGTCAAGAAGAATACAATGTGATATTGGGACCTAACTAGCTTATTTTTGAACATATAAGATTGTCCTTTAGCATTTATATTTACCTATTACTATTTGATCACTTTTATTTGGCATAAGAGTAACAATAGGTGTCcttaatattaatatgtaattattatatataagacCAATGTTTGATTAAGGATCCAACCATTTTTCACTCAGACGATATGTGTAACTTCATGATTATATACTTTAGCCAGTGTATCTTTAGTCAAATTAGTCTAACAATCATATAATCATATCATAGTAGTCTTTGCTTCATTTATCATAGCTAAACCAATCAATATTAACACAAACTATTAACATTAATCATTATATCAATGTGCAATATTGACATTCATACAATTTGAGCtctttttttaacaacaaaGAACTTGATATTGATGTTATATCTTTAGACTTCGTTGTTATTGAGAAATAGAATTGTtgattttattgcaaaaataactttatataacaaaatttcacaactaaaatacttttaatactATTTAACAACTTTTAATTTGGCATAACACtaaatatctttaatatataattattcataGGGTTCACATTATTACATTAGGTTCCATCATCAGCATTCACATTATAGGCCATCTTTGTCAAAGGATTACTGTTAAGTGTTGTTTATTATATACTATTCCCTGCATATTCCTTTTATTGATGTTGAGCTGTCAATGGAATATTAAAACgtgtcttcttttttttctttaaaaaaaagacTACTGTCTtgaaacattttaataaaattgactCCCATCCATGTCTTGAAATAGTTTCTTTTgatgtatataataaaaacattaattatcaattttgGATTGGAATGGAAGAAGTATAATCATAAGCGATTTCTACGCAGCACTATTGTAACAAACTCTACACTAAATGTAGAGTGTTTCTATAAATGAGTCCCCTGGTTTGTTTTAAGGGGGTTGGTGCTAATAACTAAGGCTTTGTAAGGTACAGAGGTACAAAAAATGTTACAACTTCATTCAGGGCTTAATTCTCCACTGTTTTCGAGTCTTAAATGTGGGCAGTGTTTTTGAGGTTCTCCATTTCTCCACAAACCTTTCAAATCTCCTCGCTTCTGCCCCAATGTCATCAAGGTTCCTGCAGTAATCCATGCATGCAAAAAAGTAAGCACCTTTTCTAGATAGATTGTGGTTTCAATCATTTTTTATCTTGATAGGAAACCGTAACAAAATAATAGTTTCCATAAAAAGTACCAAGAGTAAATGGAACGATGTAAAGTAGTGCTGGTTGGCCATGTCCGTCCATCAAGTTTAGTGCCACATACGTAACTAAAAGACCTGCAACATTAGGAAAAAAGTCAGAACATGCGTATGTAACCTTTAAATCAATGATTAAAAATGGCTATTTAACAAACTTTCCGTAGCCCAGTAATACTTACACTACCTAAGAAATAACCATGCATGTCAGGTATCCTACTTTaagggaaaaaaattatttgattctAATAGCTGAAGAAAAAATGTTACTGAAGTAAACAGACAAGGCGATTGGTATTTGATTCTCACCAAAGCCATATGCAAGCATTGCCCACAAGAAATATCCACCTCTAAGGCTCTTGTTTGCCAGCCAATCGTACCTGAAAACACGTACCAGTTTTATCAGAAAAGTTTTTTCCGCATCTAGAACTTGTCCTTGCTTCACCAAAACAGTATTTTAAGTCTTAAGATCTCAAATTTCCTTTGTTCTACCTTCTGAGGTTGCTattgtgaaagaaaaaatcCTGGAAACATTTTCTAGGAAAAATACTGAAGCAAAGATTCCAATTCATGAAATCTGGAAACtgttattaaaatcaaattttgcgTTGACACAAGTCATATGCAAGAGGGAGGAAAGAAAACCTGAGTGAGAATGCCACCAGCATTCCAGGTAAAAGGATGTCTCCAAAACCTATGATGCTGTAGCCACCCCATGGATCAAAAATACGTGGGAATTTTAGTAACATTGGAATTCCATCTTCTCCACTTCGATCACCTCGGGCTACCTATGAGAAAAAGTAAGCagaattaaaataagtaaatacaTAGTCTTAGTGATTGTCATGCAATAGAATGGTGCATAGTACTAACCACAATCATGACACTTTCCTTGAAGAACTTCTTTGAGACAAACACCCAAAAGATGTCGTAGATGAAAGCACAGCCGAGAAGAACAGTACCAACCTAATTCAGGAAACAGTCAATATTTCAACTTAAGTATCTTGGGGCCTATTTGGGATGGTTGCCAAGttccaaaattttaagaaaataaaaccaatttaagTTTTATGATTTGCTCTAGTTTTTTGTGATGACCTTGGTTGCAACAATAGTCAATAGTAGTAGTGTTGGTGGTGATAGTAGTATTGATGTGATAGGAACTTGGTATTATGGAGCATATAAGTCCCACGTTGAGTGATAAAAGATGTCGGTTGAATGCTTAAGTATTCGGTTCTCCACTTTTGAGGATGAGTTTTCCAAGTGCTTATCAAAAGTAGCATGTAAAAGACACTTTTTTTTAAGTCTTAAAAATTAAGTGTTTTGAAACTTGGTTAACAATCAATTCAGCCCAATTATACCATTTTAGCTTTCTTTGGTACaactaagaaataaaaaataaaaaaaaaacaaggatcAAAGTAGGTAATCCAAATGTAAATCATGTCAAAAGCCGATCCCAATTATCTTCATGTGTTCCCCAACATGCTAATATAAGCCACCGCATAACAAGACCttgattttctttaaaaaatatttcctgTAGCATAAATATATCAAGACAACTTCTCTAACTTGACAAACTATAGAAGGGAGTGCTTGCTGAGCAAATAGTAATTAAACATAGAGGTAATGCAACACCAGATACAATTTAAATACGTTGTTAGTTAATTTCTTCCCAGTAAaagatgtataaaaaaaaaggcCCATTCAATGGCTTCTACTGAAAAGTGACAGAATTCAAGAATAATTTTATCATGGCTAACATAAAGCACAGCACAAACATAATAATGTGAGCTCAAATAATTACCTTGAGATTTGGTACATGTACAATCTGTAGAACTGTTATAATCAGTGCAATTCCCTGTTAAAGCAAccatgaaaaattatttatgattaaatgGACTGTAAGTATAAAGGCGATATCTAGTTAAGTATaaacatataaacaaaattttcatatcaTGTATTTAGAATAGCGAAGTCCATGATATTTGTATAGTATTATGAAAAAATTGCATTTAGAAATAAGGATCCAAAGAAGCCTTCACCAAAAGCACCCCTTCGACAATCCTGACAGGCCATTAAATTTCCTTGTCGTATGTAGGAGAGGCAAATGGCTTCCTGCCAGGACACATTTTACAATTTATGCATATAAAGCACAACTAAATTATGAGAAATGTACCACCTTTCATTATAACAAAAAAGACAAACTTTCTTTAGATCTTGAGTGTCTACACGATATGTAAGACTGGAGAAATATTTATCCTTACGAGTATATCTTGACAAATCCAGGCAAAGGAATTGTTACGATAAACTGCCCAAAGAACGGCAAATGTTGTACAGAATGGAGAAACAGCCAAAGTCAGGTATGAGATAGATCCCAAGAAAGGTACTTTGATGTATGCCTCTCCAGCATGCTTGAACCACCTGCACAGGAAAACAATGTAAGTTTCTCTATGAGTTAAAATCATGGAGGAAGTGAGAAACAAAttgataagtttaattaaaaaggACATAAAGGATGAAAGAGTTGAAAATCAAACATTATGACAGAATATACCACACCTGGACAATAGAGCAACCAAGCAAGTTTGCAATCCCTACATACATATACAAAAAAACACATGGTTACCGATGACTTGGTAGAGACTAGCATGTCAATTGAAGGAAAGACACAGTTTGTATTTGGTAAGGACTACAGAGAGTTTCTATAACATGCATTTGTGCTATGTCATATACGTTAATGTGGTGCCCTCCTTTTTCCTGCTCAGATTTTTCCTCACACTGatgcaaaaatataaatttttgacTGATTTATTGGAAGTTAATACCTCAATCCCACCAATGCAGAAGAGAACAACCAAAACATCAATGAACCACGACGACATCAGTTTGTAAAGCATAAACAGGAAACATGAAGCAAATACAACAAAAAGGACTGCAGCTTTCACGTTCATATTTACAACTCCACTAACACTAGAATATTTAGTGTTAGGGATTTCATCTGAAGCATcctataagaaaaaaagaaattcagaTTAAGTAGTGGGATAAAAAAACGTATTAAGACAACAATGAAAATCCAACTTGAGGGAATACTGACATAATAGGAAAAACAGACCTTTAGGAGCTTATCCTGTTCAATAGCTGCTTCTCGGGCTGTCCAAGCTGACCAATATGATGCACACAATATGGTAAGAACTGCCATCATCCAAAGAAATACTTCTGCTACGTCAACAGGTGGTCTACGTGGTGAGTATAGCTGCACAGACACTGCAAAGTGGCAAAAAAAATTAGAAGCTCCCCTCTCTTGcaggaaaaacaaaaatagcaGTTGCATTGCAATTACAGAATCTTCTCATAAGCATTAAAGATGTTGTGACCATCACTTAGCTAAACGCATTACTCAGAAACTATTACAATTTCCACATAGCATGCACAAGAAAACATCCAGAGATATTTTGAAAATCGAAAGGAAGCTCACCAGATGAAGTACTTGTCAGCATTTTTTCTAGTCTTGCACCTGCATCTAGTGGAAGCATGACTGCAGGTATATGTATGTTCAAATCAGTTTCATCAGGATCGCAAACCATCTTGTAGAGTTCTGCaaacaatgaaaacaaatttgacATGAAAAGAGAAATAGGTGTACGAAATATACATAACAGCGGAGCAACTCCTCCAACTACTAAAATAACAACCCcgcacacacaaaaaaaaagcaaaaaggaaaaaaaaaacttggatatctttttacctttttggTTATTTATAATGAGGATGGCTGAAGCATTAGCATTTTGTGCAGTATTTGCCTTTCTTGTGAATGTACAGTTGCCTCGATCCACCATGATAACATCTCCCACAATCTGACAGTTTAGACAACTACTAACATTCAGTACTTTGCTACACTAGTGGCTAAAGTACCCTACAACACGATACAAACGAAGAAAGAACCTTGTTCTTTGGCGGGCTGCAACAATCACGAGGATCTGAAAGAATAAGGCGTGTATGTTTtgcatttttctcttttgacaCAATGGCTCTGCCAAATCTGGCACCCACACCAACAAATTCAGCATCCTCTACACCGTTAACCCAGGTTTGCACTTTTACCTGacaattataaaagttattcatAACTCAGATTGAACTCGAGGCTAATTAATAGCTAAAGAACTAAACGCTCAAATATTGTCTAATTCTGGACAATATGATTATGATGCTCCATGACCACGGATGCCTCTAGTACCTGAAAAGGTGAGAAACCCAGaaacgaaaagagaaaaagaattgaACTTTGCAAAGTGGGTATACCAGAACGAACTGGTTCGCGCAACCCGGCTTCTTGGGAGTAGAATCGTCGTCATGAACTATGTCCCCAGCTAAGACAGAAGGGGCACCATGGAGAAGCAATATAACTGCAGAAAATAAGAGAATCGAGCAGATCTTCTCCGAAGCCATGGATGCAGTCTCACCTCAACAAGATTACCAAATCATTACCAACTCATAGTTGAAACGAAGAGAGACAGACGCCGCCGCGTCTCGGAAAAATCCACTTTCAACTTTGATCCATTagtaggaaataaaaaaaacaagaggcatgttactattattattgaaaGGGAAATTACCTGCTCATCAGGTTGTTGTAATTTCTATTCGGACTTATCctccttttaatttaaaagtattcaTGCACATCTTTTAAGACTCTAATAAAACAACAATACTAATCcctctaattttttaaaaatcagtcATTTTTTAATGAAACTACTTTctcattcttatatttttaatgaagtaGTATTtacctattttattttatctgcacttgaaataaacttaaatacAAAAACtgtaattattttagaattcgCAAGGAGAATATGTCACAGTGATTTTGTTTGCATTGCACAATGAATCAAATAGTGCCAATTAGTAAGCAAATTATAGATACACAAGCTATATTTTAGACTTCGAGATAAGTGAATTTATATATTtcgaaatattatttatgtttaatttcaaaatttagtttatttttattttcaagtttCTAATATATTCTATTAAAGATCCAGATAATTGCATAATAGTCATGTGTGGATAACTTAATTGGTATAATTTAAACTAGAAGAAGCAAAAATCACACTTTTATAATACTGAATATTATAAGTAATTCCAAGAGCTTATTTAAGAAACTTCTCTATTAAGTAAttccataaaataaaacaaattaaattaaggttttaataaattaaaattagaaaaattgaaataaatcatttataaaatttaactcATGTATACACTAATTAATTTACCCAAAAAAAGtccttttctataatttttttagaatgttTAAGAAGAAATTTATGCGCATGCCTTTGAAAAACAGTTGTGGCTGTGGTTTATGATCTACTCTGTCTTCCTGTTAAATGGAGGTTCATCTGGGATTTTGTCCCAGGCACTGACAAgttttattaaacaaattaatagaTTGATTTCCAGTGTGATTTGATTTCTGAATGTTTACATACAGAAAGGACTGGAATCCAGACTACAACCAATTTCTATACCCTCTTTTATCCCTTACAATATGGACAATATTATGTTCTATTTGGTGTTACAGACTATGATGCACATTTTCTTCATGATATAGCAGCGCATTGTGGGTGACATTGTGTATATGCTTTTGACATCATGAGCAATGACCCAGACCCAGTTCAAATAAGCAGAAGCAGAGAATGTTGCACCTCCTACTCATATTCATGTAAGTCCTGTTCTCCGCAAGGTCAAGCCAGCAATAGCAAAGGCTTGAACAATGGGCTCAAAGCTTGCAGAAATATCTCACTTGGATCGAGTGAACTCTACACTTTTATACGCGAGCAATAGGAGAAAAAGGTGGGTTTGGCACATAGGATCGAGGAATTCCTTTATGAA harbors:
- the LOC108335931 gene encoding signal peptide peptidase-like 2, with protein sequence MASEKICSILLFSAVILLLHGAPSVLAGDIVHDDDSTPKKPGCANQFVLVKVQTWVNGVEDAEFVGVGARFGRAIVSKEKNAKHTRLILSDPRDCCSPPKNKIVGDVIMVDRGNCTFTRKANTAQNANASAILIINNQKELYKMVCDPDETDLNIHIPAVMLPLDAGARLEKMLTSTSSVSVQLYSPRRPPVDVAEVFLWMMAVLTILCASYWSAWTAREAAIEQDKLLKDASDEIPNTKYSSVSGVVNMNVKAAVLFVVFASCFLFMLYKLMSSWFIDVLVVLFCIGGIEGLQTCLVALLSRWFKHAGEAYIKVPFLGSISYLTLAVSPFCTTFAVLWAVYRNNSFAWICQDILGIALIITVLQIVHVPNLKVGTVLLGCAFIYDIFWVFVSKKFFKESVMIVVARGDRSGEDGIPMLLKFPRIFDPWGGYSIIGFGDILLPGMLVAFSLRYDWLANKSLRGGYFLWAMLAYGFGLLVTYVALNLMDGHGQPALLYIVPFTLGTLMTLGQKRGDLKGLWRNGEPQKHCPHLRLENSGELSPE